The sequence ATGTTCAGTAGCTACATGTGACTAATGGCTACTGTATTAGCCAGCACAGAAATAGACCATTTCTACCCTTGCAGAAAGTTCTGCTGGACAGTGTTGGGAACTAGTCCATAAATGGGCTTCAAGGTTCCTCTGAAATCATATGTGAacaatgtgtgtgtatacgtgCATTTGTGTACCTTTCTAAGGAGAAATTTTATTGTAGTCTTAATCAGTTTTACAAAGTAAACCCTAAAATCGACATCTTTTGTTGAGTTGATCAGAATCATTTGGAATCTCAGAGTTTGAAGGAGTCTGATTACAAAGGTACATAGTAGCACTGACTAGCAGATCTCCCTCAGCTTCAGAAGTTAAAGGTAATGAGGACCTAGCTGTTCAATGAGGAAAAATTTAGAGAATTTGGGGATGAATAGTGTAGGGGCGGGGTGGGGATAACTGGAGCATAAAATCAAGAGCTAGTAAAACATTGTTAGTTGATGCCTTCTCTCTCTTTGTAATATGTTGCCATGACCCATTTTATTCACCCCGCCACAAACACACCCAGCTGTAATGTTTCAAAAGAATTACCTCTGAGATGAATTACACTTATTAGCTAATACATCTCCCTCTTTTTAAATGGATTAGACATACAGAACTGCAGATCAGAGCTTctaatgtaatatgaaaaatccAGTGCCAAGTTGAGACAATGCTAACCTTAACTGATATGATTTAAAACCCAGGAAAGGAATGATAAAAGATGTATAAAAGTTCTTAATTAGGAAGTATGTTGAGGTTTGATGATTCACCAGGAGGACTCACAGGGCTCAGCACATAGTCATACATGGTGGTGATTTATCACAGTGAAAGgctacaaagcaaaatcagcaaagggaagtGCCTGGGGCCAAGTCCAGAGGAAGCCAGGTGCAAGCTTCTAAGATTCCactcccagtggagtcacacaggacacACTTAATTCAACATGAGTGAAATTCAGTATGAGTGGAAATGTTCAGAAAAGCTCATTAAATGCCCATAGTTCTTATTGGGGGATGGTCTCATAGGCATCCTCTGCCTAGCACAGACCAAAATTCTAGACTTCTAGAAGGAAAGCACGTATTCAGCGTAAACCATATTGTTTGCTTAAAGTTTGAGCACAGTGAGGTGTTCTTATCAAGAAATGGTGGgaaccctcctgaaatccaagttcccagatgccaacCAAGGCCAACTCTGCAAACTTTCTACATACATCAATCTCAGGTTGCACAGTAGGTGATCAGTGGCCTGCCACCAGTGACAATTTCATAACATGCCAGTTGTTTCTAGAGGTAGCAGAATGTTGGTAGGAATGCCACCACTTCCCATTCCATCAACCATGGCAGACATCATTAATCTGTTATAGCACTGTTTCTTGCTAAGCCTAAGGAcggcctcagaatccttctctgAGCACTTCAGGTAATCCCTACCAGTCCAGAGATGAAAACCCATGCCATTCCAAGTATGTACTAATTATTCCGATATTTACATGTGTCCTGTGAGGAAAGGACTACAAATCATGCCTGCTCTTTGTAATGCCCATAGATATGGCTAGTTATCACCATGAAAAAATCTAATTTGAATGGTGACTGGAAATCTTTTTGAAGGACCAAGGAGCATCTTAGAAAACCTTGAGACCCTGTagacttataaaaaaaaatgagaaatctgaCACAGCACCAAGTGTTGTAGAGGATGTGGATCATTAGGAATTTGTTTGCAGATAGAGTGTAAACAAGtgcaaccactttagaaaacaatttggcatatcaaggatgaatatttttgtaacttCTAACCCTGTAATGCCCTATCCTAAGGCTAGAAAACTTGGACATGTACATCAGTGCAATGTGACACAGGTATAAGATAGTTCAAAGTAGCAGTGTTTGTAATACCACAAAACTACTGATGGGAGAATGGACAAGTCCATAGTGGTATAATCACAGTGGGATATGATATAGCAGTGAATGCAAATTAACTACAACCACAAATAGTGgtcaaaacaggcaaaactaaacaaaatgttgtttaagcatgcacacacacacatacacccataCACATGTACTTTCTTATTAAGCAAATGAAATGATAGTGGTTACTTCTGGGGAATGACAGGATTAGGAGACTGGTCACCTTTGGgggaagagacaaggaaagggAACAGGAAATGAATATGCAGGTACAAGCAAGTTATTGCCAATATTTTAGGTCTTGGGTTATATGGTATGTTTATGGGAGTTTGCTATATTGCATCATAATTAACATTTAACAGTGTTTTGTTATGTATcaaataatagttttttaaattgtttttcatcttaaaatattCCTCATATTTCGGTGTAATAAGCCTGGCTTTGTTTGTCACAGGCTGACCTGGATATCACCGAAATAAACAAACTAACAGCAGAAGCTATTCAGACACCTCTGAAATCTGCCAAAAGTGAGTACTTCTCAAAACCCCTTGTTGAATGGAGATCTGAGGCCCGGGGTGTTTGGTTGGCTGCTCAGGCAGGGCCTTGTTGGGAGAGCCTCTTCCCTCTAATGTCTGCGCCTCCATCTTGTAAATCCAAAAATTTGCGTTGGGCCACTGCTTTCAGTTGATTGTACACAGGACTGATGCTAATCAAACTCATAAGACCATGTGTGAgctaaaatgaaagtgaaaaaagaaaaaacaagctgTGCTAGAAACCAAACGTTGTTGCTTTCCCCTGAGTTAAATAGAGAGAGAGCAAGATTTAGAGAGGTGTTAGAAGATTGGTAAAACCAACTGGGGCTCTCTGATGTAATCAGCTGGGTTGAATGAGAATTGTAAAAGGAATGACTTTCTCTGCCTGTAATTCCAGGTTGCTCAGTGATCTATCTGTGTAACCATGTCACACGTCCTGCATTCTGAAAAATACTGTCTCATAGGAGAAGTTATATGGGAAACCAAGTTGTGATTAGTGAGCATGGAATCGGGTCAGGATGAATTGTGACATGGATTTAATGTCACTGTCATTAAGCTATAGTAACACAGCGTATACAACTCTTATGAGGACAGACGTGACCTACAGCCAGGATTTTGGAGCTGCCCACCAGGGCACCATCTGCACTGGGCAGGGCCAGAAATATCCCACTTCTTGTTCCAATTTGCCTTCTATCAGAATGGCCTCGTAGAATGAAGAAAGCATGATGAGATTTTTGCTTTCCTAGTGTCATATTCCAGTCCTGATTCCCCGAGGTTATGATGTAATTAGACTTGGATGTTCCTGGAGTTCCTCAGCCACATATTTACAATCTGTTAGGTTACTTTGGGTCATTTCTACAGTTAGGTAATATTAGTTTCTCTTCCGAGTTCCACCAGTTTTGCTTACTTCAGGGGTAGTGGGGATCTTCTGATTTCATCCCTTGGAACTGAACCCACCAGGACCAATGTCAATCAACAGTTAAAGTTGGTTTTGTGCCCTCTTGACCACTGGACTTTGACTACATGTaagctacttttaaaaaagataaatatacgTATATTGTTATTTAATGTATCAGAGTTGCCCCTGACAAAAAAAGCTTAAAAGTTATTTAGTCCCATCTCTCTCCCCATGATCAAATATACATGAATTTTCTCTATGGAATCCTTGGTCAGGATTTTCTAGCTCCAGGTTTTATGTATTTAGCAGTGAGACACTCTCCACCTTTCATCACTAAAGAGCTGAGATTACAAAGCTGCCTAGAAAGTTCTAATTTTGAGCCAAGTTTTTCTAATGGTATCTGTATTGATGCTAGTTCTCCCCTTTGGGGCCTCCTGGAACCATTTTCTACATGACAACcccttaaatattaaaaattgatattatttcCTCTGGAATCATTGATCTTAAAAATCCTTCATACTCCTTTTCCTCCTAAGATGATCATTGTagtaatacttttattatttacaagTAACAATATTTAATTATAACAAGTAATAGGCTAGCTGGGCACAATAGCTTATATCTGTAACACAGCattttgggaggatcacttgagcccaggagtttaagaccagcctgggcaacaatagTGAgactgtgtctacaaaaaataaaaattagccaggtatggtggtgtgcacctatagtcccagctacttgggaggctaaggcaataggatcacttgagcccaggagttcaaggttacagtgaactgtgattgggccactgcactctagccagggcaacagagtgagaccctgtctcaaagaagaaaaataaagtgaaagcaTGAACGTTTATTCCCATCAGAAATATCGCACTGTTAAAACTGTTTCTTACAGCACGCAAAGTAATACAAGTGAATGAAATGATagtggaagaagaagaagaagaagaaaataaacgtAAGAATCCTCAAACTGCAAGGGTAAGTAGTCACTTAGGTTGGGGACTAGGGGTTAGCAGGAGACAAGCAAATACCAAACTGAATGAAATAGTGTTACCCACCCAGAACTCACAGCTTAGTAGAGACGGTCCCACTTTAAGTGGCCAATAACAAAAGTGATCATTGACTTGTGTGCAAAGCGTGTAGAACGTAGAAGAGGAAGCTAGCAAGTCTTCCCTATCCCATTAGGACACAGCCAGGCCTGTCAAGGTGAGTGAAGTCCACGCGctagagaagaaagggaagagaattgCAGGAGGAGCTAGGAAAGTGTTCATTTAAGGAGCAGGAAGCAGTTTGGTATGGCTGGGATATTATCTCTCAGGGTAAGACAGAAAGAACAGGGGCCAGATAATGAATGGCCTGTGTGCCAAGCTTGGAAGTTTCCATTCTGTCAGGTCGGTAATGGTAAGTGACATCAGATTGGTATTTCAGGCTGGTCCAATGGTaatgggttatcagaacttattaacattagtgtcactaaagttggtatataACCCcacactgctaaatttgactggcttaaaaaaaaaaaaaaagattggtatTTCAGAACAGTATTCAAGATAAatgggagaggaggaaaatgagatgAGGAAACCAATCAGGATACTGTTAATTCTTGAACTGAGGCACTGTAAAAGGAAGGGATGGTTTTGAGATAagttttagaaaacagaattggAATGGCTGGTGGAGGAAAGGAGGCGTCAGAGATGACGACATGGTTTCTAGCTTAGGCAGCTGCCATCCAGTTGGGACCCAGCTCTAGAGTCGTGCTGGGTTGGGGGAAAGGGGAGCACGTGTCACTGCTTGACACGTTGACTATTCAGTACTTTTCCAGGATATCTAGGCTAGACAGAAATTTTAGCCTGGAGCTCAGAGAGAAGTAGGAGATCGAGAGACACTGCCTTCTGGATCTTTAGGAGCTTGTCCTGGTGTGGGAGTGGAGACAGTTGTGCAGGGcaagcaggaagggagggaggctgaggtggacgctagagggaaggaagagagagaagttcCTTGGACAGCCAGAGAAGTAGGAAAGACGCATCAATTGTGGAGGATAGGGAGGAGAGAATTGCTAGAAGATAAGGAGTGATTCTTGTCGGGGGACTCCCAGGACTCAGAAAGGAGAGGACTGCAGGGACTGCCTTGGATTGGGATGCCCTGAGTGACCTTCACAACAGCCTTTTATGTAAAGTAGTGGGGGACAAGTCAGGCTTAAATCAGttcaaaagagatttatttacttttaatcttgGCAAAAATCCTCTATTTTGAAGACCCAGCCAGTAGAAGTCCTTAGTTGATCAGTTATGTTCTGAACTTCTTAAGTCACTAAACTGTAATACAGACCTTATTATATTCAGTATTAACTTTGCCTTCCGGCATTGGTTCCCTTCCCCTCTGTTATTCCCCTCATCCTTACCTTTTCTCATTTCTGGGCTTTTTGTAACCTTAGCTGCATTTGATTGTGACTTCAGGTTAAAAGGTGTCCTCCATCCAAGAAGAGAACTCAGTCCATACAAggaaaaggcaaaaggaaaaggtAATGGGTTTTCTAAAGTTAAATgtgtgtttttggttttattggaGAGCCATATATGTCGTGGCAGAAAGTAGGTGTTGGAAAGGGTGGCTAGTGTTCAATTGGAGCTTAAAATCACTGAATTCTTGAGTGTCCTAGCTGGAGGGGCCTCTAGAAATGGTCTAAACCAATACCTTCTCCAGTTATTCTGAAGATATTCTCTatcctttcctgctttttttaATGCAAACAGAGAGTGGGGCCTAGAAAGGTATAGTGAGAACTGCATGTTAAGCTTAGTTGCCTGACAGTCCCTGTGCAGAGCAACCCCACAGTCAGTCACAAAGTGGCTGTCACCTAAAAATTAGTTTCCCGAAATGTTCTGTCTGTCCTGCTAAGTAAAGAATCTCCATGGGCTTAAACTGATTATGCTGGACCCTACTATAAaccatgggggggggggaacagcTTAGGAAAGCAGTGACTGGGATGCGTGTCTGTGAATGCATTTCTCCCTGAGCACTGTGGCAGGACATAAACCAGCTGCCTAGCACAAGGGCAGGAATTCCAGCTAGGGGAGCCTTCGTATTGTTAAGAGGCTGTCTTCTTCCTTGCGTTTGTGAGCTTGGTTGAAAAGCTGGGTTCTGGAGgcagactgcttgggttcaaagtTCTGGCTCCACCctaactggctgtgtgatcttgggcaagttttttAAACTCAGTATGCCtgagtttctgcatctgtaaacaAGGATGGTAACAGTGCTTACCCCCTAGGGTTGTTGGGAGGGTCACGTGGGTTGTGTGTGCAAGGCGCCCAGAGCAGTGGCTGACCCCGTCAATGCTCTCCATGTGTACTGCCTCCACTCTGCTTCTGCTGTCCTCAGACCTGAGAGGAGCGTACCTGATGGCCATTTCTTACCTGTAGGTCAAGCCGTGGTAACACTGTTACCCCAGCTGTGGGCCGATTGGAGATGTCTATGGTAAAACCAACTCCAGGCCTGACACCCAGGTTTGATTCAAGGTGAGTATGGACAGGAGTGCTTGGATTTAGTGGGAACCCACCATTGAACATGACCCAGAGAAGAGGAGTATCTAAAAAACACTCCCGAGTCCTTGGCCGGAGATGCCTTGGAAAACAGTAGCCTTCTGGGCTTCCCAGTGTTTGCCTCTCCTCTGAGTGTAGGTTCACCCATTTTCAGTGGCAAAATGATTCTTTATCTGATGAGAGGGAGGTGACTGTTCTGCCTGTGATGACTAAGAGATCTCTATGTGACTTTTTTGGCCTTTTCTGATTCAAATcaagaggttttaaaggaggagTAGGTAATCTCCTGTTACCCTTGATAGGAGTGAAAATTGATACTGCCTTTTTGGAGGCCAACATAAACAAGGATGTCCTTGCAGCATAAGTTAATACCTTCCAAAGGGGCTAGTTGACTAAATAGAAAGTACTGCATAGCCATTAAAAGAGACTGgatctggctgggcatggtggctcacacctgtcatcccagcactttgggaggccaaggtgagaggatcacttgaagccacaagtgcaagaccagcttgagcaacatagcgagacccctgtctctacaaaaaatacagaaaaattagccaggcatggtggcatgtgtgcctgtagtcccagctactcaagagtctgaagcaggaggatctcttgagcccaggagtttgaggtggcagtgggctatcatgatgccactgcattctagcctgggcaacagaatgagaccttgtctcaaaaaacaaaaaaaaagagagagagagagagagactgaatcTGTATGTGCTGATAGGGAAAGAGCTTCATGATCATAGAACCTCTCCAAGCAGGTTGCTGTACACTGTGTACTATATGATCCTATTTGCTTTTATATACATGGAAAGTTTCTGGAAGGATAGATAAGGAATTGGGGGTGGTTATGTCTGGGAGTGGAGCAAGAAGTGGTTATCTCTGGTATAGGAAGAGtgtggaaaatttattttctacttttagttcctgcttttctttactgtttgttttttcacATGAACATGCAACAAGACATTTAGGGAAAACTAGGTAACAGCATTTTAACTGTCTTGAGAAAGTTAATATAATGATGTCATCTCTGAATCATCCTCCTTTGCCCCTGAAAAATTCCTCTTGATGAAGCAGTTGGCCATTCCTGGAAACACGGTAACTAGTTGATTTCTGGATTTGTGTGTGGATGGTTGGATGAGTGTTCCCATACAGAGTTTTGGACCTTAAATTTACATGGATCAGAGTTGGCTTTTGCTAGATGTATGTTTGATAATTACAACCTCCTTTCTCCAGCTGTGTTTAGGCattactgctttaaaaaaaattttttctaaatttagaacTTGCCTTCTTAGAAATATGTGATTTGAAAACTGCAGCTTGAGGCCAGATGGGGTTTGGAAGGGCTCATAGAGCCTGGTGTCATTCAGTCTGCCGAGCCATCTTCACAGAGATTTTCCCACTCTATAGGGTGTTCAAGACGCCTGGCCTGCGTACTCCAGCAGCAGGAGAGCGGATTTACAGTATCTCAGGGAATGGCAGCCCTCTTGCTGACAGCAAAGAGATCTTCCTCACTGTGCCAGTGGGCGGCGGAGAGGTGGGTAAAGTATTTCCAAGGGAACCCAGGCCATAGTATGCTGCTTAGTCAAGCATTTCTCTTCCCTGGGCCATCACCTACTTCTCTCCCCGAGTCTTTTCAGTTGCATGGGCCCTGATCTCCACACCTCTGCAGGACTCAGGACCCAGTTTTCTCTTCCAGGTCAGAGGCCCAGACTGGGCTCCATCTGTTCATCAGCTAATGTTTGCCTATCTGATTATAGCAGGCCCAAGATGTAGAAGACATGCTTCCTGCCCTTGAGCAGTCCAGCAGTCAAGATGCGTTTGAAATCATAGTCTCTGTGATAAGTGCAATAATAGAGATATTAAAGGGAGTGCAGAGGAAGGCACTATTGGGGTCTATGCTTAGTCTAGAAAGGGGAACACGAACTGTGCCTTCAACTTTGTATGACTTTGAGAGATTCTGAAGCAGGCTGAGCTGAGTCCTCCAGGCTGTGCAGAGCAAATTGCTGACCTTAGCCACTATCGAGGACAGGAGGGTTTGTCTCAGATGTGGTCTGCAGGGCATTCCGAAGCTAATGTGTGGACCTTTGTGCCCAGGTGATCCAGCCACCGGCCCAGCGATAGTACTGATTATGTCATTGTCTCCTCGGGGCTAACACCCCCCCTGCCTGCCTTGCCATCTCTCCATCCTAGCCATTTCCTGCCACCAAGTGCAGGATATCGGGGGACCCCCTGTAGCATACTGGGCTGCTGGATGGGGGTTCCTGCCCTAAGAGACACGCCAGCTTAACCCACTTTCCTCCATACAGAGCATGCGATTATTGGCCAGTGACTTGCAGAGGTTCAATATTGCACAACTGGATCCAGAGGCCTTGGGAAACATTAAGAAGCTTTCCGTAAGTCTCGTTTTCATCTCTACACATAGGATGCCTCCAATAGCTTTCTTGGTTTGCCTTTATTTAGAATTGTCTTTGGGGTCTGagctaatagttttatttattttgagatgggatctcagtatgttgcccaaactggccttgaactcctgggttcaaggtatcctcccacctcagcctgacaagcagctgggaccacaggcatgtgccaccacgcctggcttggGCTAATACTTCATACTTAGAATTGTGTTGTCTCCTTTTCCGCAAGGGATTTTGACAAATATCCTACTTACATTGCAGCAATTCTCTTCCTCAATTGATTTTGAGTTTTGGTCCATCCCAGGGTACCTGCCACAGAAGTTCCACAACAGAATCATAATTCTGCCCCATTCAGGCAGTTAGTGCTAGGGTACGTTAGGCACTAGTGACTGCCAGAAACTGAAACTTCCTATAATAGCTCAAGAATGATGGGAGGGGCTTGTTATCAGGAATCTCACAGAACGGTGGAGGGAGCTGAATGGCCAGGCCTCCAGAGCCGGGGGTGCCCCTCAGCAACAGGAGGCCATGATGGGCCTTCGCTCTGGTGCGCCAGCTCCCGTAGCATCTCTGTCCCTGGGGCCCACGCCCTCCCTTCTCCTGCACATCTTCATTCCCGGCTCAGCAGATAACCCTCTCCACAAGGCTCTTGGTTCTGCTCTCTCTTAACATTGGTTTGTAGGTAGCTTTGGGTAACTTTAGTGCTTCAGTGCCCAGCACTGTTCAGTTTCTTGTCTTAGTTTAAACTCTCAAGAGGAAGAAGTTAATCAGCTCTGCCAAGGATGAAACTTCTTGGTCCAATCAGCCGTGGTCTTGGCTGGTGGATGGGAGCACTTAGGGCAAACGTGGCTGCCTTGGGCCTTGCCTTCTCTGGGGTCTGAATGGTACAGCCAAGAAAGGGGACGAGGCAGAGCTGGTTTCCCAAACACGTCTTACTGAATATAGGCGCAGTGCTGAGATCCCACACATACCCAGCCACCCAGATCTTGTGACAGTCATCCTCTAACTGGACCTATAGTATTGCTGTTCCCGAGTTATTTCATGATACCTTCACTGTCGCATTTGAGATGTTATTTTACTCCTTTGTTCAAATGAGAAACaggttcagaaaggttaattAGTGTGTGATACAAGTAGAGGATGGAGGGGTGATTCCCTCAGTCCTGTGCCCGGGCAGACTATGAGTGGTTAACTGGGCAAGCACGCCAAGTGCCATCTTCTCTAAATGAcctgtctccttttcttttcagagCCGTCTCGCCCAAATCTGCAGCAGCATACGGTCCCACAAGTGAGAAGCCAAACTTGATAGGATGGACTTTGAATGGGCACTTCTGGGACCCTAAGAGACTCCTTCCCTTCGGGCTTACTGTTTGTTTGCGTGTGAAGTTCCAAAGCAGGGAGCGGTGTTCCTCTCGGGGAATTCAGGAAGGGGGAGACACACTGTTCCCACATCAGTTAGATAAAGCTTTGCTGTTCAGCCCCCCAACCCAGGTGACCCCAGCCACTGCCTGCTGCATCATGCAATGGAAACTTCCAGTCATTCTCCCTGCTGAATTCTCCCTGCTCTCTGAGCTGCTGCCTTCTGCCTCCTGTAACTCATCACCCTCTTTGCCCTGCCCTACCTGCAACAGAGGTGGTGTGAAAGAACCCCATGTTCTCAGGAAGGCTGCCTAGCCACCCTCTCCAGAGAACCTCTGCATCTGTCATTTCTGCTCCATGTATGTTTGTGGCTGTGGTGtttaggctcagagaagtgagggCTCTGGGCCATGAGAGGGCAGGTCCAGGAATTGGCCTGGGGGACTATGCAGATCAGCAGAGTGGAGCAGGACACACGTGTCCCCTCCCACATccattccctcctcttcctcctcctcctcctcctcctcctcctgtcaggGGTGCTATATGAGTTTTGGGATCTTTCGTTTGCTGTACCCAGTAGTTCCATCCAAGCTGACTCGTGGCAGACACAGTGCTTTGTGTTTATCCCTGTTTACTGAAGACCAAAAATTGGTTTGGAGAGCATGCATGTCTTGCTCCTCTACCTCCCTAGTTAGTGGGAATTTGGATAAGGGAATTGTAGGGCTTAGATTCTAGGAGTTTTCTGTGGCTGGCTGCAGAGTGACCATCTCTGAGCTGTCCGTGGTCCCTGCCATGTCTGTAGACTCTTCAAAGAGCACCTCTCTCTTACAGGGTTCGTGGGGGGCAGTGTCATTTGTCTGGGGGCCTCATTCCATGTGTTTAACCTGTGCCCTGGACATGGACTCATTAGGAGGAGTCAGCAGTGAGATCCTCGTGCTCCAGCCAGCCTCTCTGCCCAGGGAATCAGGCTGTGTTCCAAGAATTTAGGAACTAGAGTCCTCATCCCCAGGCTTGAGGGCACACGGTTTTCTCATGTATGGCTCTTTGTTGTATTTGGTCTTATTTTGTAACAAAACCTTTCTAGTAATTCAGTCCTGTTCAAGTTGAA is a genomic window of Eulemur rufifrons isolate Redbay chromosome 8, OSU_ERuf_1, whole genome shotgun sequence containing:
- the CDCA8 gene encoding borealin is translated as MQVDILGAQRSRTHWEWDEALRRRSQETLLVQHQDICRGGSPHEEPSAWNHHLHPASRPRLRRRQLPELNPGLGSWTRTGHEWPAHRGARNQSLRRSAMAPRKDNSRAAKTNSLRSRKLASFLKDFDREVEIRIKQIESDRQNLLKEVDNLYNIEILRLPKALREMNWLDYFALGGNKQALEEAATADLDITEINKLTAEAIQTPLKSAKTRKVIQVNEMIVEEEEEEENKRKNPQTARVKRCPPSKKRTQSIQGKGKRKRSSRGNTVTPAVGRLEMSMVKPTPGLTPRFDSRVFKTPGLRTPAAGERIYSISGNGSPLADSKEIFLTVPVGGGESMRLLASDLQRFNIAQLDPEALGNIKKLSSRLAQICSSIRSHK